Proteins encoded together in one Prunus dulcis chromosome 3, ALMONDv2, whole genome shotgun sequence window:
- the LOC117621818 gene encoding uncharacterized protein LOC117621818: MSQASASHTQSRRSFPSRLNLRTNVRDRLGPRPDIHARLGQQEDVHERLGSQGGQLDGHRDEDREERRSAARSQRNIRERIGPQGGQLDNHHNEDREERRSATRSRRTNSRRQTTGNPSQAQSTNTPPRQHNREGRPSQANEEVNQHRLNREDHQRDRLAMRAEDVEKLVNNRLRDLKIGGNFEDALRIEVDRANSSPFTVKIEQAAPPKRFSTPSFTCFKGDSDPESHLKHFKSLMILYKAEDALMCKVFAMTLRGAAQDWFHTLPSGSINSFKELTYIFTKEYTSYRTIKKNPDHLFNLRKKPEESLRDYIKRFKAEKANIVGCDDQIASSAFKKGLPAEHDLYRELTITPSQTLAEVFATAERYALWDDDRIAAKKSTEQEDRPAKRAEQRGDRLGSRDKDKGRPRPQREATTKENYTKFSIPIHQILAQVKDKPWVKRPSPLKGDPDKRDTRKYCAFHATHGHNTNNCFAWKAHLEELVREGHCTEFIARQAIQQIEDRDTAKEPPQKVIRINTILADSEESGTDQQRKEEEDQTGYYDLPSLN; the protein is encoded by the coding sequence ATGTCGCAAGCATCCGCAAGCCACACTCAGAGCAGACGAAGTTTCCCTTCCAGATTGAATTTAAGGACCAACGTGCGCGACAGGCTGGGCCCAAGACCTGACATCCACGCTCGCCTGGGCCAGCAGGAAGACGTTCATGAAAGGCTAGGCTCCCAGGGAGGTCAACTTGACGGCCATCGAGACGAGGATCGAGAAGAAAGGCGCTCTGCTGCTCGCTCGCAGAGAAACATTCGCGAAAGGATAGGCCCCCAGGGAGGTCAACTCGACAATCATCACAATGAGGACCGTGAAGAAAGGCGCTCTGCTACTCGCTctcgaagaaccaattctcgtCGCCAAACTACTGGAAATCCCTCACAAGCGCAGTCCACCAACACTCCGCCTAGACAGCACAACCGAGAAGGTCGACCCTCGCAAGCCAATGAGGAAGTCAATCAGCATCGTCTAAATCGCGAAGATCATCAACGTGACCGACTAGCCATGCGTGCAGAAgacgttgagaagcttgtgaataACCGACTTCGAGACTTAAAGATTGGCGGAAATTTCGAAGATGCACTACGCATTGAGGTAGACCGAGCAAACTCCTCACCTTTCACAGTCAAAATTGAGCAGGCTGCTCCTCCGAAACGATTCTCAACGCCCTCTTTTACATGCTTCAAAGGCGATTCCGACCCCGAAAGTCATCTGAAGCATTTCAAGAGCCTTATGATCCTCTACAAAGCTGAAGACGCGTtaatgtgcaaggtgtttgcaatgactttGCGAGGAGCAGCTCAGGATTGGTTCCATACCCTGCCATCCGGGTCGATCAACAGCTTCAAGGAGCTTACTTACATCTTCACTAAAGAATACACTTCTTATCGgacgatcaagaagaacccCGACCATCTGTTCAACCTGCGCAAGAAGCCCGAGGAATCCCttcgagattacatcaagaggttcaaagcaGAAAAGGCCAACATCGTAGGGTGCGATGACCAAATCGCATCCTCCGCATTCAAGAAAGGTCTTCCAGCAGAACATGACTTATATCGCGAGCTGACTATCACTCCCAGCCAGACTCTGGCAGAGGTCTTCGCGACCGCAGAACGCTACGCACTCTGGGATGACGATCGAATCGCCGCGAAGAAGTCCACTGAGCAGGAAGATCGACCGGCCAAGCGGGCAGAACAAAGAGGCGACAGGCTTGGCAGCAGGGACAAAGACAAAGGCAGGCCACGCCCACAAAGAGAGGCCACGACGAAAGAGAACTACACCAAGTTCTCTATTCCCATACACCAAATTTTGGCCCAAGTGAAGGACAAACCTTGGGTAAAAAGACCTTCACCCTTGAAAGGAGATCCGGACAAGAGGGATACCAGAAAATATTGTGCCTTCCATGCGACACATGGGCACAATACGAATAATTGCTTTGCTTGGAAAGCGCATCTCGAAGAACTCGTGAGAGAAGGTCATTGCACGGAGTTCATCGCGAGGCAGGCCATCCAGCAGATAGAAGACCGCGATACCGCCAAGGAGCCACCCCAGaaggtcataaggattaacacaATCCTAGCCGACTCCGAGGAGTCTGGAACtgaccaacaaagaaaagaagaggaagatcaaacAGGCTACTATGATCTCCCAAGTCTCAACTAG